A genomic region of Runella rosea contains the following coding sequences:
- the lptC gene encoding LPS export ABC transporter periplasmic protein LptC — protein sequence MVFLGACEEDKNSKKFIAYNGPLEEAENIEVLFSELGFLKVRVRTAKQIKLPSEDKVFPKKVFVDFYGPAGDVITTLESDSGRYEYRTGLYKVKGNVKVVTQKKERLFSDELTWNPQTQKVFTDKKVTIENQQSGERMNGLGLDANQDFSQYSIRKPTGFFNAPAGITPN from the coding sequence ATGGTGTTTCTCGGTGCCTGCGAGGAAGACAAAAATTCAAAAAAATTTATCGCTTACAACGGCCCGCTCGAAGAAGCCGAAAATATCGAAGTACTATTTAGCGAACTTGGTTTTTTGAAGGTTCGGGTCAGAACCGCAAAGCAAATTAAGCTCCCCTCCGAAGATAAAGTATTTCCCAAAAAAGTTTTTGTAGATTTTTACGGCCCTGCGGGTGATGTCATCACCACCTTGGAATCCGATTCTGGTCGTTATGAATACCGAACGGGTTTATATAAAGTAAAAGGGAATGTCAAGGTAGTTACCCAAAAAAAGGAACGTTTGTTTTCGGATGAGTTGACTTGGAACCCACAAACGCAGAAAGTATTTACTGATAAAAAGGTGACCATCGAAAATCAACAATCGGGAGAACGCATGAATGGCCTGGGCTTGGATGCCAATCAGGATTTTAGTCAATACAGTATCCGCAAACCTACGGGCTTCTTCAATGCCCCTGCGGGAATCACGCCCAACTAG
- a CDS encoding DUF3828 domain-containing protein — MKRSLFLMIFIGFSLHSLNAQTTTAAQAANDFYKWYLTKGVNLGWRKVVKHPDLTPSFQKRLTNFFRKLEKNNEGGYDPILQAQDFEEKFLLKPVSQSPTKAIFNFWMFGQKAAVVTLVNSNNKWMIDAIQGV, encoded by the coding sequence ATGAAACGCTCTCTCTTTTTAATGATTTTTATTGGGTTTAGCCTACATTCACTGAACGCTCAAACCACAACCGCTGCCCAAGCCGCCAATGATTTCTACAAGTGGTATCTGACCAAAGGAGTCAATTTAGGATGGCGAAAGGTGGTAAAACACCCTGATTTAACCCCTTCTTTCCAAAAACGCTTGACGAACTTTTTTAGGAAGCTGGAAAAAAACAACGAAGGCGGTTATGACCCGATTCTTCAGGCGCAGGATTTTGAAGAAAAATTTTTACTGAAACCTGTTTCTCAATCACCCACAAAAGCAATATTTAATTTTTGGATGTTTGGCCAAAAAGCGGCGGTTGTTACTTTAGTTAACAGTAATAACAAATGGATGATTGATGCGATTCAGGGGGTATAA
- a CDS encoding type III pantothenate kinase has translation MNAAIDLGNTFAKIAWFENEQLVKAQYKIPFEELTAILSNELPTHAILSSTSQDTQVYADWFRQQNVRVVQLSPALPVPIGKDYDTPQTLGADRLAAAVGATVLFPNENCLVIDMGTCITYDWVSADAVFHGGIISPGFRMRFQAMHTFTKRLPLIDVVETHNKVSVPLVGKSTHTAMESGVINGLLAEVEGFVERYRNEYGECRVLLCGGDAPFFENRLKNRIFAAPNLVLMGLNRILLYNVNVQNA, from the coding sequence ATGAATGCAGCCATTGACCTGGGAAATACCTTTGCCAAAATCGCTTGGTTTGAGAATGAGCAACTTGTAAAAGCACAATATAAAATTCCGTTTGAGGAGCTAACCGCAATATTGTCGAATGAATTACCGACGCATGCCATTTTGTCTTCTACTAGTCAGGATACGCAGGTATATGCTGATTGGTTCCGTCAGCAAAATGTTCGGGTTGTACAGCTTTCTCCCGCGCTTCCCGTGCCGATTGGCAAAGACTACGATACCCCGCAAACCCTTGGCGCAGATCGTTTGGCGGCGGCGGTGGGTGCTACCGTTTTATTCCCAAACGAAAACTGCTTGGTCATTGATATGGGAACCTGCATCACCTACGATTGGGTAAGTGCAGACGCGGTTTTTCACGGCGGAATAATTTCTCCGGGCTTTCGTATGCGATTTCAGGCCATGCACACGTTTACTAAGAGATTGCCTTTGATTGACGTTGTAGAGACACACAACAAAGTGTCCGTGCCGTTGGTCGGGAAAAGTACACATACAGCAATGGAAAGTGGAGTCATCAATGGACTGTTGGCGGAAGTGGAAGGCTTTGTGGAACGGTATCGCAACGAATACGGCGAATGTCGCGTACTATTGTGCGGAGGAGACGCGCCTTTCTTTGAAAATCGGCTTAAAAATCGCATCTTTGCGGCGCCAAATCTGGTTTTGATGGGTCTGAATCGAATTTTATTATACAATGTCAATGTACAAAACGCGTAA
- a CDS encoding OmpP1/FadL family transporter, translating to MSMYKTRKLLQWSWVLGVLFLQTKVHAQGLGNAPYSAIGIGELLSKGYSPSNAMGDVGVSASSPLYINSLNPALLVRNRFTMFDVGVIGQYKSLQDTKQNQRDFGGNIGYLALSFPVAPKWSMGLSLKPYSFVNYQQNSYGRIGSSIYEAQYVYSGKGGLNQINLTNGFQIGKNLSVGADFTYLFGNFNRSVTSQLRIGDSRDYIVSRDDRLNMSDVNLKLGAAYRQKLKEDHYLNFGATYNLASSVNTIRNTTLEVLSSAGQPITNPDTLTQANLNVNLPANWRVGLSYEKFFKLLLSFDYDRQNWSQYKGISGNNENMRDGQSFHFGLEYVPKFNSTKYWDLVFYRLGFIYHQTPLVIGTKPVDDMSVSMGMSLPVGRNFVNLINISFVAGQRGTVSSQTFRERYGRVVLGISLKDTWFQKFKVD from the coding sequence ATGTCAATGTACAAAACGCGTAAGCTTCTTCAGTGGAGTTGGGTACTGGGAGTCCTATTTTTACAAACAAAAGTTCATGCTCAGGGGTTAGGAAACGCCCCTTATTCAGCCATCGGAATAGGAGAGTTATTAAGTAAAGGATATTCGCCGAGCAATGCCATGGGCGATGTTGGGGTTAGTGCATCTAGTCCTCTCTATATCAATTCTTTAAATCCTGCCTTGCTCGTTCGAAACCGCTTTACCATGTTTGACGTAGGGGTGATCGGTCAATACAAAAGCCTTCAGGATACGAAACAAAATCAACGTGATTTTGGGGGTAATATCGGGTATTTGGCCTTGTCGTTCCCCGTTGCACCTAAATGGTCAATGGGTCTGAGCCTAAAGCCTTACAGCTTTGTAAATTACCAACAGAATTCGTACGGACGTATCGGCAGTTCCATTTATGAAGCCCAGTATGTATATTCTGGAAAAGGAGGACTAAATCAAATTAACCTGACAAACGGGTTTCAAATTGGCAAGAATCTGAGCGTTGGAGCCGATTTTACGTACCTTTTCGGAAACTTTAACCGTAGTGTCACATCGCAATTACGCATCGGCGATAGCCGTGACTACATCGTGAGTCGGGATGATCGTTTGAACATGAGTGACGTTAACCTGAAGTTAGGGGCGGCCTATCGTCAAAAACTGAAAGAGGACCATTACCTGAATTTTGGAGCCACCTACAATCTGGCCTCTTCTGTAAATACAATTCGTAACACTACCCTAGAGGTATTGAGTAGTGCTGGTCAGCCTATTACCAATCCTGATACATTAACTCAAGCCAATCTAAACGTGAATCTTCCCGCCAACTGGCGCGTAGGATTGAGCTATGAGAAATTCTTTAAGTTGTTGTTGAGCTTTGACTACGACCGCCAAAACTGGTCGCAATACAAAGGAATATCGGGCAATAATGAAAACATGCGCGACGGACAAAGTTTTCACTTTGGCTTGGAATATGTTCCCAAATTCAACTCGACAAAGTATTGGGATTTGGTCTTTTATCGTTTAGGTTTTATCTACCACCAGACACCTTTGGTTATCGGAACCAAACCCGTGGACGACATGAGTGTGTCGATGGGCATGTCCTTGCCCGTGGGACGAAACTTCGTGAATTTAATCAATATTTCTTTTGTGGCGGGGCAACGGGGAACCGTTTCTTCCCAAACCTTTCGGGAGCGATACGGACGTGTAGTTCTTGGAATTTCACTAAAAGATACGTGGTTCCAGAAATTCAAAGTCGATTAA
- a CDS encoding sugar phosphate isomerase/epimerase family protein — MNAQSRRRTFLKALAGASIAAIPSTGEASLLPLKSKRLKTSLNAYSFNAPLMNKMMSLDELIDFCAGVGFDGLDITGYYFEGYPTVPSDATIYHVKRQSFRKGLEISGTGVRNDFTIADKEKRKKEVQLVKNWIEVAAKLGAPVLRIFAGTQKNEGVPREQITDWMLKDIETCVEYGKQNGVIIGLQNHFDFVQTADHVIPFFETIKSEWFGLILDTGSYRIGDPYKEIERTIKYAVNWQLKEKIFVEGKEIDTDLERVINLIKLSDYQGYVPIETLGAGDPKVKVEALLAKVKKYL; from the coding sequence ATGAACGCACAGTCACGCCGCCGAACATTTCTAAAAGCACTGGCCGGTGCTTCAATCGCGGCTATTCCAAGTACGGGTGAGGCCTCGCTTTTGCCACTCAAAAGCAAGCGACTCAAAACTAGCTTGAATGCTTACTCATTCAATGCTCCGCTGATGAATAAAATGATGAGTTTGGACGAGCTGATTGACTTCTGCGCGGGCGTTGGTTTTGATGGTTTGGATATCACGGGTTATTATTTTGAAGGCTATCCCACTGTTCCGTCCGATGCCACCATTTATCACGTAAAACGCCAATCTTTTCGGAAAGGCTTGGAAATCAGCGGCACAGGCGTGAGGAATGACTTTACGATTGCCGACAAAGAAAAACGCAAAAAAGAGGTACAACTTGTAAAAAATTGGATAGAAGTAGCCGCCAAATTGGGCGCACCAGTGTTGCGGATTTTTGCAGGAACCCAAAAAAACGAAGGGGTTCCGCGCGAGCAAATTACCGATTGGATGTTGAAAGACATTGAAACCTGTGTTGAGTACGGCAAACAAAATGGCGTAATCATCGGCCTGCAAAACCATTTTGATTTCGTTCAGACTGCCGACCACGTGATTCCATTTTTTGAAACGATTAAATCGGAGTGGTTTGGGCTGATTCTGGATACGGGCAGTTATCGCATCGGCGACCCTTATAAGGAAATCGAACGAACCATCAAATACGCCGTTAACTGGCAGTTGAAAGAGAAGATATTTGTGGAAGGAAAAGAAATAGATACGGATTTGGAACGGGTCATTAATCTCATCAAACTGTCCGATTATCAGGGCTATGTACCCATTGAAACCCTCGGAGCGGGCGACCCAAAAGTGAAGGTAGAGGCATTGTTGGCGAAAGTAAAAAAGTACCTTTAA
- a CDS encoding mechanosensitive ion channel family protein, whose amino-acid sequence MEIVSKWLNYTILDNPIRDLLWFGGIIGLSILIRRGLSFTISRTIYRFIKNESGDIPLAEFVRLTRRPFELLITLGMIYLAFSHLVVPKQWDWMTSKKFGGLVLIQNLFFTLLGAAIGWLGIRIIKFAALIFKQKAATTPTPLDDQLVPFFKDIAIILWTLTSFFVILHKVYEVNVWALITSLGIGGLVIALAARETLENLIASVAIMLERPFVIGDSIVLDKISGEIEQIGFRSTRVRSDDGSLITVPNRLMTTQALENVTQRSYRRAKYYVRLSFNTPPETIAQIVKDIRLHLESNYLTNSKIPMVRLETLAENSLDILVIYHVHSSIWRVFMETREEINFKIIEIVHEHGATFAYPNRNLFIKETIEN is encoded by the coding sequence ATGGAAATAGTATCAAAGTGGCTTAACTATACAATTTTAGACAATCCCATCCGAGACTTACTTTGGTTTGGGGGAATCATTGGTTTAAGTATCCTCATCAGACGCGGACTATCATTTACCATTAGTCGTACCATTTACCGATTTATCAAAAATGAATCGGGGGATATTCCCTTGGCCGAGTTTGTTCGCCTCACCCGCCGTCCTTTTGAATTGCTCATTACGCTAGGCATGATATACCTCGCCTTCAGTCACTTGGTTGTCCCTAAACAATGGGATTGGATGACCTCCAAAAAATTCGGCGGGTTAGTACTCATTCAGAACTTATTTTTTACCCTGCTAGGTGCGGCGATTGGCTGGTTAGGCATTCGTATCATAAAATTTGCCGCGTTGATATTTAAGCAAAAAGCCGCCACAACACCCACCCCCCTTGATGATCAACTCGTTCCGTTTTTCAAAGACATTGCCATCATTCTGTGGACCTTGACCAGTTTTTTTGTCATTCTTCACAAAGTGTATGAAGTCAACGTCTGGGCGCTCATTACCAGTCTAGGAATCGGGGGATTGGTCATTGCGTTGGCCGCCCGCGAAACCCTTGAAAACTTAATCGCTTCGGTCGCGATTATGCTTGAACGGCCCTTTGTAATTGGCGACTCCATCGTGTTGGACAAAATTTCGGGCGAGATTGAGCAGATTGGGTTTCGTAGTACCCGCGTCCGTTCCGATGATGGGAGTTTGATTACGGTTCCCAACCGGCTCATGACCACCCAAGCCCTCGAAAACGTTACCCAACGAAGCTATCGCCGCGCCAAATACTACGTTCGTTTGTCGTTCAACACCCCTCCCGAAACCATCGCCCAAATCGTGAAGGACATTCGTCTCCATTTAGAAAGCAATTATCTGACCAATTCAAAAATACCGATGGTGCGTCTCGAAACCCTCGCCGAAAATTCGTTAGATATTTTGGTGATTTACCACGTCCATAGCTCTATTTGGCGCGTATTTATGGAAACCAGAGAGGAAATTAACTTCAAAATCATTGAAATAGTGCACGAACACGGCGCTACCTTTGCGTATCCTAATCGTAACCTATTTATCAAAGAAACCATTGAAAATTAA
- a CDS encoding phosphoribosylanthranilate isomerase, whose protein sequence is MKPRVKICCISSLMEAKLVIEAGAAALGLVGNMPSGPGIISDELIAQIAKAVPPPVSTFLLTSETNPEAIIAHHQRVHTSTIQIVDALSEGTYHQIREALPGVKLVQVIHVIDEKTIEEAVQVAEFVDAILLDSGNPNLQIKELGGTGRVHNWALSRKIRETIPIPLFLAGGIKAENVKEAIETVQPFGLDLCSSVRTNGQLDPEKLEAFFAAIG, encoded by the coding sequence ATGAAACCACGCGTCAAAATCTGCTGCATCAGCAGCCTGATGGAAGCCAAGCTGGTCATCGAAGCTGGGGCAGCCGCTTTGGGTTTAGTGGGAAATATGCCCAGCGGCCCTGGAATAATATCAGACGAGCTGATTGCGCAAATTGCCAAGGCGGTTCCGCCGCCCGTTTCTACTTTTTTGCTTACAAGCGAGACCAATCCTGAAGCCATTATTGCCCACCATCAGCGAGTTCATACGAGTACTATTCAGATTGTAGATGCGCTTTCTGAAGGCACCTATCACCAAATCCGTGAGGCACTGCCAGGCGTTAAACTCGTGCAGGTCATCCACGTAATTGATGAAAAGACGATAGAAGAGGCCGTTCAAGTAGCCGAATTTGTGGATGCCATTCTATTGGACAGCGGAAATCCAAACCTGCAAATCAAGGAATTGGGGGGAACAGGAAGGGTTCACAATTGGGCACTCAGCCGCAAAATACGCGAAACCATCCCCATTCCGCTCTTTTTAGCAGGAGGTATCAAAGCCGAAAACGTAAAAGAAGCCATTGAAACCGTACAGCCGTTTGGATTAGACCTTTGTAGCAGTGTACGTACCAATGGACAGTTGGACCCCGAAAAATTAGAGGCTTTTTTTGCCGCGATTGGCTAA
- a CDS encoding M20/M25/M40 family metallo-hydrolase: MKQSIVFLFVLISIYSFGQSSTISPKNIEKHISYLASDELKGRGTGTKDEQKAAQYIATFFNDLGLQPKGINGFEQPFKANLDTVHVLDARNVVGYLDNGAERTIVIGAHYDHLGEGYQRGSLDQDAKGKIHNGADDNASGVAGVLELARYYAKNGVKENHNFLFICFSAEELGLLGSKFYANNPTIDLTKVNCMLNFDMIGRFDPTKPITVGGWGTSPTWGQVIPPVMQREKMAFKIDSSGAGASDHTSFYTKKIPVLFFFTGVHSDYHRPSDDIALINFAGESQILNAVTGILNELDKLPGRLEYRETAMPMARNASFKVTMGLLLDYSFNGPGIKVDGVSKNRPGETAGIKGGDLILRLGNYTLNTIYDYMGALGKYEKGQTVEAEVQRGAEKLMLKVTF; this comes from the coding sequence ATGAAACAGTCCATTGTCTTTCTTTTCGTCCTCATCAGCATTTATTCTTTTGGACAATCAAGTACCATCAGTCCAAAAAATATTGAAAAACATATCTCCTACCTCGCTTCCGATGAATTGAAAGGACGGGGAACTGGCACCAAAGACGAACAAAAAGCAGCGCAATACATTGCAACCTTCTTTAACGACCTAGGCTTACAACCCAAAGGGATCAATGGTTTTGAACAACCCTTCAAGGCCAATCTTGACACAGTACATGTACTAGACGCCCGCAATGTAGTAGGGTATCTAGACAACGGTGCCGAGCGCACCATTGTGATCGGGGCGCACTACGACCATTTGGGCGAAGGCTATCAGCGGGGTTCGCTCGACCAAGATGCCAAAGGAAAAATCCACAATGGTGCCGACGACAACGCCTCTGGCGTAGCAGGGGTGTTGGAATTGGCACGGTATTACGCTAAAAACGGCGTTAAGGAAAATCATAATTTTCTTTTTATTTGTTTTTCTGCCGAAGAATTGGGACTGTTAGGCTCAAAATTTTACGCCAATAACCCTACCATTGACCTCACGAAGGTAAATTGTATGCTTAATTTTGACATGATTGGTCGTTTTGATCCCACCAAACCGATTACCGTTGGCGGCTGGGGTACCAGCCCAACGTGGGGACAGGTGATTCCGCCAGTGATGCAACGCGAAAAGATGGCGTTTAAAATCGACTCTTCGGGGGCAGGAGCTTCGGACCATACTTCGTTTTATACAAAAAAAATCCCAGTACTATTTTTCTTTACAGGCGTTCATTCTGACTACCACCGACCCAGCGACGACATCGCACTCATCAATTTTGCGGGCGAATCCCAAATTTTGAATGCCGTGACTGGAATCCTCAATGAATTGGACAAACTTCCTGGCCGCCTCGAATACCGCGAAACCGCGATGCCAATGGCCCGCAATGCCAGTTTTAAAGTAACGATGGGGTTGTTGTTGGATTACTCATTCAACGGCCCAGGCATTAAAGTTGACGGCGTTTCTAAAAATCGACCTGGAGAAACCGCTGGCATCAAAGGAGGCGACCTTATTTTACGACTGGGCAATTACACACTTAATACCATTTATGATTATATGGGGGCACTGGGGAAATACGAAAAAGGGCAAACCGTTGAAGCTGAAGTTCAACGGGGAGCGGAGAAATTGATGTTGAAAGTAACGTTTTAA
- a CDS encoding CocE/NonD family hydrolase → MKAFLPLLILLFCAHQSHAQTPNFVKDNYEKWDRQITMRDGIKLYTIIYIPKDKSQNYPILIERTPYSAGPYGEGNYTGNGPGPSKLLSEEKYIFVTQDVRGRYMSEGKFEEMTPHKFTKKTPQDTDESTDTYDTVEWLLKNIPQNNGRVGITGISYPGFYASAALPDAHPAIKAVSPQAPVTDEFVGDDARHNGAFFLLDNFNFLSYFDAQPDKPVPTYNGIFNNRSKDAYDFFLKLGPLKNANGEKYFNNKGRIWNEYLQHETYDDYWKSRNIRPALKNIKPATLVVGGWFDAEDLFGALRTYEAIEKQTPTNKNQLVMGPWTHGAWSRPEWNEFGTLNFGTNTAKFFQEELELKFFNFYLKDKGQWNAAEATMFNTSTNEWKTFETWPPKDSEKKELHFQANGKLSWNETTEKDGFDEYVSDPAKPVPYTDGIFARRNNQYMVEDQRFASRRPDVITYETELLTEDVTLAGPMTAHFFASTTGTDADFIVKLIDVLPDEAPNPSPNPKNLTMAGYQRLVRAEVLRGKFRNSFEKPEPFVPNQVTDVKVRMPDVLHTFKKGHKIMVQIQSSWFPLVDRNPQKFMSIPEADEKDFQKATIRIYHSTQHDSHLHVGTLK, encoded by the coding sequence ATGAAAGCATTCCTACCCCTTTTAATCTTGCTCTTTTGTGCGCATCAAAGCCATGCTCAAACCCCAAATTTTGTCAAAGACAATTATGAGAAATGGGACCGCCAAATCACCATGCGCGACGGCATTAAGCTTTACACCATCATTTATATCCCCAAAGACAAGAGCCAAAACTATCCTATTCTGATAGAACGCACCCCCTACTCGGCAGGTCCGTACGGCGAGGGTAATTATACTGGAAACGGCCCTGGGCCGAGCAAATTGTTATCGGAAGAAAAGTACATATTTGTCACCCAAGACGTACGCGGGCGCTACATGAGCGAAGGGAAATTTGAAGAAATGACCCCGCATAAATTCACAAAAAAGACGCCGCAAGATACCGACGAAAGCACCGATACCTACGACACCGTAGAATGGTTATTGAAAAACATTCCGCAAAACAACGGTCGCGTCGGCATTACAGGTATCTCCTACCCAGGCTTTTATGCTTCGGCGGCCCTGCCCGACGCTCACCCCGCCATCAAAGCCGTTTCGCCGCAAGCCCCCGTAACGGACGAATTTGTGGGCGACGATGCCCGCCACAACGGCGCTTTTTTCTTGCTCGACAATTTTAACTTTTTGAGTTATTTTGACGCTCAACCCGACAAACCTGTTCCAACGTACAACGGTATTTTCAACAACCGCAGCAAGGACGCCTACGATTTCTTCCTGAAATTGGGCCCGCTCAAAAATGCCAACGGTGAAAAATACTTTAACAACAAAGGCCGAATCTGGAACGAATACCTCCAGCACGAAACCTACGATGACTACTGGAAATCGCGCAACATTCGCCCAGCCCTCAAAAACATCAAACCCGCTACGCTGGTAGTAGGCGGCTGGTTTGATGCCGAAGATTTATTTGGTGCCTTGCGCACCTACGAAGCCATTGAAAAACAAACCCCTACCAATAAAAACCAACTGGTGATGGGCCCGTGGACGCACGGCGCTTGGTCGCGGCCAGAATGGAATGAGTTTGGAACGCTGAATTTTGGCACAAACACGGCCAAGTTTTTTCAGGAAGAATTGGAACTTAAATTTTTCAATTTTTACCTCAAAGACAAGGGCCAATGGAATGCCGCCGAAGCCACTATGTTTAACACCTCAACCAACGAATGGAAAACCTTTGAAACTTGGCCCCCAAAAGACAGCGAGAAGAAAGAGTTGCATTTTCAGGCCAACGGCAAATTATCTTGGAATGAAACCACCGAAAAGGACGGTTTTGACGAATACGTAAGCGACCCCGCCAAACCTGTGCCGTACACTGACGGTATTTTTGCCCGACGCAACAACCAATACATGGTTGAAGATCAGCGCTTTGCATCGCGCCGGCCCGATGTTATTACTTATGAGACTGAACTACTTACGGAAGATGTAACCTTGGCGGGGCCAATGACGGCGCATTTCTTTGCTTCAACCACGGGCACCGATGCCGATTTTATCGTAAAACTCATTGATGTGTTGCCCGACGAGGCCCCCAATCCATCGCCCAACCCCAAAAACCTAACCATGGCGGGCTATCAGCGCTTAGTCCGGGCGGAAGTACTGCGCGGCAAATTCCGTAACAGTTTTGAGAAACCAGAACCGTTTGTGCCAAACCAAGTCACGGATGTGAAAGTACGGATGCCCGATGTGCTGCATACTTTCAAAAAAGGGCACAAAATCATGGTTCAAATTCAGAGTTCATGGTTTCCATTGGTGGACCGTAACCCTCAGAAGTTTATGTCTATTCCCGAGGCCGATGAAAAAGACTTTCAGAAAGCAACGATTCGCATTTATCACAGCACTCAGCACGATTCACACTTACACGTCGGGACGCTGAAGTAG
- the typA gene encoding translational GTPase TypA: MQSIRNIAIIAHVDHGKTTLVDKFIHYSKLFRENQQFDDLILDNNDLERERGITIVSKNVSVRYKDVKINIIDTPGHSDFGGEVERVLKMADGVVILVDAFEGPMPQTRFVLGKALQLGLKVVLVVNKVDKPNCRPDEVHEAVFDLMFNLEANDVQLDFPTVFGSSKQGWMGPDWQKPTTDISYLLDVIVEHIPPAPNNEGDPQMQITSLDYSSFVGRIAIGRVHRGTFKEGAQLGLCKSDGTVKRARVKELQVFEGLGRQKVTEVSSGDICAVTGLEDFEIGDTITLFENPEPLPRISVDEPTMNMLFTINNSPFFGKEGKFVTSRHLRERLFKEMEKNLALRVESMGSEDKFMVFGRGILHLSVLIETMRREGYELQVGQPQVIFKEGDKGERLEPIEILVVDVPEESAGKVIELVTQRKGDLLVMEPRGDLQHLEFNIPSRGLIGLRSNVLTATQGEAVLSHRFKAYEPHKGTIPGRINGSIISKGTGVATPYALDRLQERGRFFVDPGEELYMGMVIGEHSRPGDIVVNLQETKKLTNMRASGTDDNVRIAPKINFSLEESMEYIQKDEYLEVTPQTLRIRKIYLDENERKRNSKEMEMA; encoded by the coding sequence ATGCAAAGCATCCGCAACATTGCCATCATTGCGCACGTTGACCACGGTAAAACCACATTGGTGGACAAGTTCATCCACTATTCAAAACTGTTTAGAGAGAATCAACAGTTTGACGATCTCATTTTGGACAACAATGACCTCGAACGTGAACGAGGAATTACAATTGTCTCTAAAAACGTATCAGTACGCTACAAAGACGTAAAAATCAACATTATTGATACCCCAGGCCACTCCGACTTTGGAGGAGAGGTAGAGCGTGTACTTAAAATGGCTGACGGTGTCGTCATTCTGGTAGATGCCTTTGAAGGGCCTATGCCGCAGACCCGTTTTGTGTTAGGTAAAGCCTTACAGTTAGGATTGAAAGTAGTATTGGTGGTCAATAAAGTAGATAAACCAAACTGCCGCCCCGACGAAGTACACGAGGCGGTATTTGACCTGATGTTTAACCTCGAAGCCAACGACGTACAACTTGATTTTCCTACCGTTTTCGGCTCGTCGAAACAAGGATGGATGGGGCCTGATTGGCAAAAACCAACCACCGATATTTCGTATTTATTGGACGTAATCGTTGAACATATCCCACCAGCTCCCAATAACGAAGGCGATCCGCAAATGCAGATTACTTCATTGGATTACAGTTCTTTTGTAGGACGTATTGCCATCGGTCGCGTACACCGTGGTACATTCAAAGAAGGTGCTCAATTGGGTCTTTGCAAGTCAGACGGCACGGTAAAACGCGCTCGTGTCAAAGAATTGCAGGTATTTGAAGGCTTGGGCAGACAAAAAGTAACGGAAGTTTCATCGGGTGATATTTGTGCCGTAACGGGTTTGGAAGATTTCGAAATTGGTGATACCATCACGCTTTTCGAAAATCCTGAACCGCTACCGCGTATTTCGGTAGACGAGCCAACGATGAACATGTTGTTTACCATCAATAACTCACCGTTTTTTGGCAAAGAAGGCAAATTTGTGACTTCTCGCCACTTGCGTGAGCGTTTGTTTAAAGAAATGGAAAAAAACCTTGCCTTACGCGTTGAATCAATGGGTAGCGAGGATAAATTTATGGTGTTCGGCCGTGGTATTCTTCACTTGTCGGTGTTGATTGAAACCATGCGTCGCGAAGGTTACGAATTGCAGGTAGGTCAGCCACAGGTGATTTTCAAAGAAGGCGACAAAGGCGAACGCCTTGAGCCAATCGAAATTCTCGTGGTAGATGTTCCTGAAGAATCAGCTGGTAAAGTAATTGAATTGGTTACCCAACGTAAAGGTGACCTACTCGTGATGGAGCCACGCGGCGATTTGCAACACTTGGAGTTCAATATTCCTTCACGCGGTTTGATTGGGTTGCGTTCCAACGTCTTGACTGCCACGCAGGGTGAAGCAGTACTGTCGCACCGTTTTAAGGCCTACGAGCCCCACAAAGGCACGATTCCGGGACGTATCAACGGTTCAATTATTTCTAAAGGAACTGGAGTAGCTACCCCTTACGCCTTAGACCGTTTGCAAGAGCGTGGAAGATTCTTTGTGGATCCAGGTGAAGAATTATACATGGGAATGGTAATCGGTGAGCATAGCCGCCCAGGAGATATTGTAGTAAACTTGCAGGAAACCAAGAAGTTGACCAACATGCGGGCTTCAGGTACGGACGACAACGTGCGTATTGCGCCTAAAATCAACTTTTCGTTGGAAGAATCAATGGAATATATCCAAAAGGATGAATATTTGGAAGTAACGCCGCAAACGCTTCGTATTCGGAAAATATACTTAGACGAAAACGAACGCAAGCGCAATTCAAAAGAAATGGAAATGGCGTAA